In the Paenibacillus sp. FSL R7-0337 genome, GCCTTCCGCGAGGCCCGTGTGGAGCTGCGCGGCTGCCAGGATACTGTTGCTCTTATCCCTTGGGCTGTGCCTGCCACGCCAGAGGACTTCGCTACAGAATACAACGATTATATTTTAAATATTCGTATCGTGGACACGCTAGAAGAGGCTCTCGGACATATCGCGGAGTTTGGCACCAAGCATTCCGAATGTATTGTGACAGAGGACTTGGCGAATGCTGCACGCTTCCTGCAGGAGATTGATGCTGCGGCTGTATATCACAATGCATCTACCCGGTTCACGGACGGCTTTGAATTCGGCTTCGGCGCCGAGATCGGCATCAGCACCCAGAAGCTCCATGCCCGCGGGCCTATGGGACTTCCTGCATTGACTTCAAGCAAATATATGATTCACGGCTCCGGCCAAATCAGGGGTTAACTCACTCAACTTATAGGGGGACTGCCAGCCATGTGCCAGCAACCAGCAATTCCGCTCATCAATCATAATATCGTTTTTTATGGCGCAGGCTCGATGGCTGAGGCCATTGTGCGGGGATTGATTGCCCGGAATGTAGTGGAATCGGGCCGAATTATTATGCTGAACCGCAGCAGCAGCGAGCGCCTGGCTGAACTCCGCAGCCGATACGGCGTGCTCGGCTATAATGCTCCTGAGTCCAAGCTCGAGGCTCTGCGGTCTGCGCCGGTCATCGTTCTAGCCATGAAGCCCAAAGACGCTGCCGAAGCGCTCCGTTCCCTGGGGCCGCTGCTGTCGCCGGATCAGCTCGTGATCTCCGTGATTGCCGGGTTGACCATCCGTACGATACAAGGCTTACTGGGTAATCCGCAGCCTGTGGTCCGCACCATGCCGAACACCTCTAGCTCCATCGGCCTCGGTGCTACCGGGATTGCCTTCTCTAAGGAAGTTGGAGAGGACGGCCGACGTACAGCGCTTAATATCTTCGAAGCGGTCGGAATGACGGCGGTTATTGACGAAGAACGGATGGAGACCTTAACAGGGATCTCCGGCAGCGGACCAGCCTACATCTACTACATGATGGAAGCGATGATTGCCGCCGGCATCCGCGGAGGGCTTCCGCTGGAGCAAAGCCGTGAGCTGACTGTCCAGACCGTGCTGGGCGCAGCACGAATGGTTCAGCAGACCGGTGAAGAGCCTGCCTCTCTGCGCAAGAAGGTCACCTCGCCGAATGGATCTACCCAGGCGGCGATTGAAGTGCTGGAGCGCGGCGATTTCTTCGAGACCGTTATTGCCGCCGTCAACCGGTGTGCGGAACGTTCCCGCGAGATGGGCTCGGCTCTGGAGCAGGAGCTGCACTAATTCTTGTCCTAGTTTTTGATATTCTTACTACAACACAACAGCCCGCAGTTCCTTCCACGTGAAGGGACTGCGGGCTGTGTGATGGGAGCGGCGAAATCAGGTGCATTTATACC is a window encoding:
- the proC gene encoding pyrroline-5-carboxylate reductase, producing the protein MCQQPAIPLINHNIVFYGAGSMAEAIVRGLIARNVVESGRIIMLNRSSSERLAELRSRYGVLGYNAPESKLEALRSAPVIVLAMKPKDAAEALRSLGPLLSPDQLVISVIAGLTIRTIQGLLGNPQPVVRTMPNTSSSIGLGATGIAFSKEVGEDGRRTALNIFEAVGMTAVIDEERMETLTGISGSGPAYIYYMMEAMIAAGIRGGLPLEQSRELTVQTVLGAARMVQQTGEEPASLRKKVTSPNGSTQAAIEVLERGDFFETVIAAVNRCAERSREMGSALEQELH